TGTGCATTCTAGCTTTGAAGATGCGACGTGGCACCACAAATAACCGGATAGTAGTTTCTGACACCCACCCGGGTATGCTATTTTAGGCAGTGACTATCATCACTCCAATTGAGTATCCCTTCTATGAAGCTAGACGCGATCACTCCCCTGATCGATTTAAGCGGCTATGGCATTCAGGCTAGCACCGAGATTATCTATAATCCCAGTTATCACCAACTCTTCGTCGAAGAGACCCAGCCTGAGTTAACAGGCTACCAGCGAGCAACCGTGACGAGCTTAGGTGCTGTTGCGGTGGATACCGGTATTTTTACCGGTCGCTCGCCAAAAGATAAGTATCTGGTGCGTGATGAGAGCACCCGTGATACGGTCTGGTGGTCCGATCGGGGTCGTGGGAACTCTGGTAACCAGCCGCTGTTGCCAGAACAGTGGGTGGTTTTAAAACGTTTGGTCACCCAGCAGTTGTCGCATAAGCGGTTATTTGTGGTTGATGCCTTCTGTGGCGCGAATCCAGCGAGCCGTTTACAGGTACGCTTTATCACCGAAGTCGCCTGGCAAGCGCACTTTGTGAAAAATATGTTTATCCGTCCCACTAGTGCTGAGTTGGTCAATTTTATTCCTGATTTTGTGGTGTTGAATGGGGCACAGTGTACTAACCCCGATTGGCAGAGCATGGGGCTGCACTCCGAGAATTTTATCGCCTTTAATCTCAGTGAACGTATGCAGTTGATTGGTGGCACCTGGTATGGTGGCGAGATGAAAAAGGGACTGTTTTCCGTGATGAACTACTTATTGCCGCAGCGGGGGATTGCCTCGATGCACTGCTCGGCGAATGTCGGAGATCAGGGGGATGTGGCGCTGTTTTTTGGGCTTTCTGGGACGGGGAAAACCACCCTGTCAACCGATCCAAAACGGGCTCTGATCGGGGACGATGAGCATGGTTGGGATGATCAGGGGGTATTTAACTTTGAGGGTGGCTGTTATGCCAAAACCATTCACCTCTCTGCCAGCGCAGAGCCGGAGATCTACCGCGCTATCCGACGGGATGCCCTGTTGGAGAATGTAGTCGTTCGTCTAGATGGCACGGTTGATTTCGATGACGCTTCAAAAACTGAAAATACCCGGGTCTCCTATCCGTTGTACCATATTGATGCTATCGTGAAACCCTTCTCACGAGCAGGGCATGCCAACCGTATCATTTTTTTAACGGCCGACGCGTTTGGGGTATTGCCACCGGTAGCCCTATTAACCCCTGAGCAGACCCAGTATCACTTTCTCTCTGGATTCACCGCTAAGCTCGCTGGCACCGAGCGGGGGATCACTGCACCTCAGCCCACTTTCTCTGCCTGCTTTGGAGCGGCTTTTTTAAGCTTGCACCCTACCCGCTATGCTGAAGTCTTGCTGCAGCGCATGCGTGCTGCCGGGACCACCGTCTATTTGGTGAACACCGGTTGGAACGGTACGGGTCAACGGATCACTATCCAAACCACCCGTGCCATCATTGATGCCATTCTGAATGGGGTGATTGAACAGGTGGAAACCCAACAATTACCCATTTTTGAGCTGGCGATCCCTACTGCCTTACCCGGCATTGACCCAGCGATTTTAGATCCCCGTAATAGCTACTGTGATCATGCCCACTGGCAATTAAAAGCCAATGACTTGGCACAACGCTTTATCGACAATTTCGAACAGTATACTGACACCGCCGCAGGTCAACAGTTAAAATCTGCAGAGCCCAGGCCTCTAGACGTGACTGCCGCTCAGGCTCTATAGCAGCCGAGGCTCCTGTTAGTCAGTGGAGCGGGACACGCAGTAAGAGGAGCCCCCTGGGAAGTTGATTAGCCAAACCAGGGGGATTCGCTGGCAGGCAACGTGCAGTACCTGCTCATTAAGGATTTGTAAACCAGGGAGGTAAGTCACTGTATGAAATTACAGCAGCTTCGTTATATTGTCGAAGTTTCCAACCATGCCCTTAACGTTTCCATGGCAGCAAAGACGTTGTGTACTTCACAACCCAGCATGAGTAAACAGATCCGTCAATTAGAAGATAGTCTGGGTGTGCAAATCTTTGAACGCCATGGTAAGCATTTCACCAGAGTGACCCCAGCGGGCAAAGAGCTAGTCCGAATGGCTCGTGAAATTTTGACTGAGGTTGATAATGCAGAAGCGGTTGCTTGTGAGCAGACCCATCCAGAACAGGGGATATTGACTATATCACCTACTAATAACCAATTACGCTACCAATTACCCTTAATGATTTCTAGTTTCCGGAGGCAATATCCGCAGGTTGTCGTGCAGGCTGGTGAAGGGAGCTCCTTACACACTGTAGAAGCAATGACTAAAGGGAAAATCGATTTTACTATCACTGCTGAAATGGGGAGTCTGTATGATGATATACTGATGCTGCCTTGCTACCATTGGCAATTAGTGGTTGTGGTCCACCGCGAGCATCCCTTAGCATTAAAAAAACAGATTTCAGAAGCAGAACTGACTCACTACCCTTTGGTCACTTACCCCTTAAGTTTTTGGGGGAGAACGATACTCAGCCCACTCTTTAGCCGCACTGAATTGGCCTCCCAGGTTATTTTGACCGCCACAGATTCGGAGTTGCTTAAAGTTTATGTGCGCTTGGGTTTAGGGGTTGGCATTATCGCAAAAATGGCGCTTCACCCCCAGCTGGATTCTGATCTGATATCGCTGGATGCGACGGCCTTTTTACCCATGAACACGACTAAAATAGGCTTCTTACGGGGAAAATTTTTACGTAATTATATGCTTGATTTTATAGCTTATTTTGCTCCACACCTCACAAGAAGTGTCATCGATGCAGCGGCAGCGCTCACGGATAACCAAGCGGTGGATGAGATGTTTAACGCTTTTAAACTGCCCTTAAAATAGCCTTGGATGGGATGGTCGCTTGTCAAATGAGGAATGTTAAACCAGGAAGGTTAGTCACTTGATGAAATTGCAGCAGCTTCGTTGTATTGTCGAAGTTTTCAATCATTCCCTTAACGTCTCCATGGCAGCAAAGACGTTGCGTACTTCACAACCCAGCATGAGTAAACAGATCCGTCAATTAGAAGATAATCTGGGTGTGCAAATCTTTGAACGTCATGGTAAGCATTTCACTAAAGTGACCTCTGCTGGTAAAGAGCTTATTCGAATAGCGCGCGAAATTTTGACTAAGGTCAATAAGATAGAATCAGTTGCCTTTGAACAGACCCATCCAGAGCGGGGGACACTGACTATTGCAGCTTCTAATAACCAGCTTCGCTATCAGATGCCCTTGATGATCGAAGGCTTCGTGAAGCAGTATCCGCATGTGACCATAAGCCTACATCAAAGCCGCCCTTCACAAATTGTCGAGGCGATGATTAAAGGAGAGGTTGATTTCGCCTTGAGTGCCGAAATAGGCAGTATTTACGATGATCTGTTACTGCTTCCCTGTTATCAATGGGAATTTGTCGTTATTGTACGTGCCGATCATCCTTTGGCTGTCAAAAAGCAAGTTTCGGCAGAAGAGCTTGCCACCTATCCTTTGGCCACCTATCCTTTGGGTTTTTTGGGTCTAACGATATTAGAATCTCTCTTTAACTGCGCCGAATTATCATCACGTATTGTTTTTACTGCAACGGATTCAGAGCTGCTCAAATCCTACGTACGAATGGGATTGGGGGTTGGGATAGTCGGGAAAATGGTCCTTCATCCTCAACTGGACCGTGATCTCGTATCGCTGGATGCAAGTTCCATTTTGCCGATAAGTACTACTAAAATAGGCTACTTACGGGGCAAGTTGTTACGTGGTTATATGCTTGATTTTATAACTTATTTTGCCCCACATCTCACTAGATCCGTCATCAAGGCAGCGGCAGCGCTCACGGATAACCAAGCGGTGGATGAGCTGTTTAAATCCTTTAAACTGCCCTTAAAATAGCCTTGATGGGATTGGTTTGTCGTGTTGTTATCGAATGAGGGTATAGAGCAGGGCAGAGATTGCAATACCGCCCATCATCACGATAAAACTATCCCATCGTTTGTCGAGATAACGCTGCAGCGCCGGCACCCGGTAGCGCGCATAGACCGGCATGATGAACAAAATCAGTGCGATAACTGGGCCACTCAGCGATTCAATCATCCCTAAAATGCTGGGGTTGAGCACGGCAACACCCCAGAGTGATAGCAGGAAAAAGGTCGTGATCCCGCGATCAAAGTGTGACTGCCGGGCCGGTTGAATACCCCCAGACAGGCCTAATGCGACCAACCCCTTTAACCCTTCACGAGCACCTTGATAGTGCCCAAAGAAGGAGCTTACGATCGCCAGCAACGCAACAATGGGGCCTAGGTAGGAGAGGACGGGCGCGTTGTGCTGGTTGGCTAAAAAGGACAGAATCGAGAGATTTTGCTGTTTGGCCAACTTAAGAGACTCAGGCGTTAAGGTGAGCACGGTGCTAAAAACAAAAAACATCACAAACAGCAGTAAAATGATCGCAGTGCGTTTTAAAATCTGCCGCGCCCGATAGTCCGCCTGCTGGCCGTAGCGGCGCTGCTGTGCCGAAGCGAAATAGGAAATAGCTGGGGAGTGGTTGAAAGCAAACACTAATAAAGGCATGGTAAGCCACACGGTTGAGCTAAAATGAGCTAGCGTGGGGATTTGATAGAGCAGTTCAGTACGCCAATAGGGGATTAGATAGCACGACAGTGCGGCTAGAATCATGACCAGGGGGTAGACTAACCAAGTGGTTATTTTTAAGATCCAGGCTTCACTGATCTGCATCATCAGGATTAATAGGCTAATGGCCATCAAGGCTAATAAAGCACGCGGTGGGGCTACTACCCCCAGCTGATGTTGGATAAAGCTATCTAGCGTATTGGTCACGCCAACGCCATAAATCAGTAAGATCGGGTAGATGGCCAAGAAATAGAGTAGGGTGATGAGCTTTCCCGCTTGAGCTCCAAAGTGCTCTGTGACCACCTCAGTCATCGTGCTGCCGGGCTTGGTTGATGCTAGCATAAAACGACATAAACCCAAGTGGGATAGATAGGTCATGGGGGCTACCAGCAGTGTCAGCAACACCAGTGGCCAAAAACCCCCTAAACCGGCATTAATGGGAAGAAACAGGATCCCTGCACCCACAGCAGTTCCAAAGAGCGTCAAGGTCCAGTGGGTATCAAACTGACTCCAGGCTAACGGGCTGTTCTTCTCCTCAAGGGGTGCTGGCGTGTTTGCTTCAATGGTCATCTTTGTGGTTAATCCTGCTGCGGCTATCCCAGCTATTGCGGAGAGTCTAGTGGCTTGGGTTGCGGTTATTGGGTTGATCGGAGTAAGGGCGTAGGAGAACGACGTATTTTTATAAAAACGGGCGAACAGCAGTCGTCAATGATGGGGTGATGTTCGGTGACTGCAGTGCCTATTTCTTAAGGGGTTTAAAACCTGCCATTATACAGCAATAAATGATAATAGAAGCAGCTGCTTCCGGCCTTCAAGCGTATGAACTGTGATTTAGATCACTTCTCTTCCGAAAGCCCACTGTGAAGATGGGTATAGCCAGCAGGTTGTCATGGTGGTAGTCAGTGGATTTGTCAATATCAGGGTCTCGGACTACTGCTTTAAAAACCCTTAACCACTTGCCAGTCATCGACCAGTCATTAAATTTTTTGTAGCGGGAGCTCCATTTGCCAAATGGCTTCGGCAAATCCCGCCAAGGGCACCCTACACGCATTCGATAAAACATCCCCTCAACGGCTAATCGAAGATTGGGCTTGTCATCAATTCTCGCTGAATATCTGTGGGGAGAGTATGGTTGGGGTTGATTGTGGCAGCGGTTCTGGATAGTCTTGGAGGTAGTGCCCGCCACGGCTTTCGCGACGTTCTAGCGCGCAGCGAACTATCAACTGAGCGACTTGTAGTTTATTGCGCAGTGCCAGTACCTGCTCAGGAAACGGAGGGTGCTGGTACTCCTGATCGAGGGCCGTTTGCAGGGCGTCGATCTGTGCTAATGCTTGGGTAAGTCCAGTGGTCGTACGGACTAAGCCCACCTGTTGCCACATGACAGTGCGTAGCTGCTGTTCCTGAGTGAGGATCGCTGAGGTGTGGGTGCTTGCAGCAATCACTACGCCTGTTTCCAGGGGTACTGGTTTAGTCCAGGTTAACTGGGGGAGTTGTTGTAAGATAGCTTCTGCAGCGGACCAGGCATAAACCAAACACTCTAACAGCGCATTGGAGGCCAGACGATTAGCACCATGGAGGCCCGTATAACTCACTTCACCAATCGCATAGAGACCTGTAACGTCGCTGCGACCGTGCTGGTCGACGACCACACCACCACAGGTGTAATGGGCCGCTGGAACGACCGGGATGGGTTGTTGCGTTAAGTCTAGATCCAACGTGCGCAGTTGTCGGTAGAGCGCGGGGAAGTGCTGCAGAATCAACGCTGCTGGTTGGTGGCGAATATCTAAATAGAGGCAGGGGACGGACAAACGTTCCATCTCCTGCTGCATGGCACGTGCTACGATATCGCGCGGTGCTAATTCAGCTCGCGCATCCACAGCCGGCATAAAGCGACTGCCATCCGGGCGGCAGAGCACGGCCCCTTCCCCACGTAACGCCTCGGTTAATAATAAATTTGGCGCTTGAGGATGGTACAGCGTGGTAGGGTGAAATTGATTAAACTCCAAGTTAGCTACCCGACAACCAGCCCGCCACGCGAGCGCAATGCCCTCTCCAGCAGCCCTATCAGCGTTGGTATTGTGCCAGTAGAGGCTTGAAGCCCCACCGGTTGCTAGGACGACGACTTTGGCAGAGACCCGGGTGAGTTTTTGTTGTGATGGCTGCCAGATCATCGCGCCAATGATCCGGGGTGACTGGATGAGATCTAAGGGCTGGGTTGTTAGCAGATCAACCACGCTGCACGATTCTAGCAGGCGCAACGATCGGTGCTGGCGGGCTTGAGTGATTAAGGTTTCAGACAGATGCTGGCCCGTAGTATCTGCCACGTGCAGAATACGGCGGTGACTGTGTCCCCCCTCACGCGTCAGATGAAAGCCCTGAGAGGCAGCCTCTCTATCCTGATCAAACCTCATCCCTTGCGCTATCAGCCAGTTGATGCAGTGGCGGGCATTGTGAACAACAAATGGGACCACCAATGGATCACAGAGACCAGCCCCAGCGGTGACGGTGTCTTGGCAGTGTGCTTCTAGCGTATCAGTTTCATCGAATACCGTGGCGATACCCCCTTGCGCGTAATAGGTGGCGCCTTGGCTGATCGGCCCTTGACTCACGAGTAGCACTTGGCAATGTGAGGCTAGGCGTAGCGCTAGGGAGAGGCCAGCCGCGCCGCTGCCAACGATGAATACATCGCAAAAATATTCAGGTAGTTGTCGCATTAGGTTATGCTATGAGATTAACGCTGAAGAGTAAATCGTCAAATTTGCAGCGCTTTACGTTTTTTGAAGGCGATTTCATTCACTCATCCCTGGTCTGGCGATAGGGGCCTATCATTATTGAGTCAAGCATTGTGTTGTATCAGTTGTGTCATCAAGAGCGCAGTGGATGAGTGAGCCAATCACCGATCAGGTTTTGGTAGCCCGTGCTCAGCAAGGTGACCAGCAGGCATTTAATTGGTTGGTGATCCGCTATCAGCATAAACTAGCCACGCTACTGTCCCGTTATGTGGCGCACAGTGAGGTCGCTGATATCGCACAAGAGACTTTTATCAAGGCTTATCGGGCACTGCCCAGTTTCCGGGCAGATAGCACCTTTTATACCTGGTTATACCGTATTGCTATTAATACGGCTAAAAATCACTGGGCTGCTCAAGGGCGCCGTCCAGCGAATGATGCTTTACTAGATGTCACCGATCATGAAGAAAGTTTCGCTAGACTGCAAGATAATGCGAACCCTGAGCAGTTATTGCTGTCAGAGGAGTTAGGGAAGATCATTGTGCAGACTATCGACTCGCTTTCAGAGGACCTGAAACTGGCCATCACTTTAAGGGAGATGGATGGGTTGAGTTACGATGAAATAGCAGTCATTATGGATTGTCCAATTGGTACGGTTCGTTCCAGGATTTTTCGAGCGCGTGAGGCTATTGATAAAAAGATTCGGCCGCTGCTGTGAGAGGCCATCATAGTTCATCGTGAGTGATGAAGGTAGGGATAAGCATGCAAAAACAAGAGAGATTATCGGTTCTGATGGATGGTGAGTGCGCCGATGGTCAGGTGATTGATGACACGCTCTGCGATCAGCTACTGCGTGATCGCAGCTTGCAACAACAGTGGCAACGTTATCATCTGATTCGCGATACGTTACAAGGCAACCTCTCTCAGGATCTGCCGGTTGATTTTGCAGCTCGGGTAGCTCATGCCTTGCAGAATGATAGGCAGAAGCTCTATAACAGAGCGCCTCTGGCTGCTGACCGCACCACTGGAAAGCGCTGGTGGACAGCCTGGGCTGCGTCAATGAACCAGCTAGGGGACATTAGCCTGGCTGCAGGGGTTGCCTTGTTGTTACTCTATGGTGCCCACTGTTATCAAGGCGCTTCGGCAACAGCGAGTCGCCACCAGGTCTCTCTTTACCCCTTACCCTTAGGTGGTGAGACCTTGTCGGTGGGTTATTCACGCACTAGACAGCAGCAGCGGCAAGCACTGCGTCAGCAACTGCTGAACAGTAAGATGAAGGACTATGCTAGGCTCCGACAGCAGCCCCTTGAGGCTAACCAAGCCGTTAAGGAATCTAGCCAGCGCTAATCCCTAGGATCAAGGCAGTGAGCGTTTGCTACCGTTTACTCCAGCTGTTGCTGTTATTATCGCACGCTCTTCACCTGACGTCGGCTCAGGCTGCTCCGACGGCTTCAGCCCAGCAGTGGTTACAGCAGATGGTCGTGGCGAGTCGATCGAGTGACTATGAGCTGATCTTCTTACGACCGTACCAGGCTAGCTTTGAGACTTGGCGTTACCGCCATGCGGTCATTAACCGACACCAGTTATTGATCTTAGAGGGCCCACCTACTGAGCTGCGATTGCAGGGTAATACTGTCAGTTATTTTCGGCAGGCGAAGGCTCCCTTGAGTAGTCAAGCGCATACGATTGGGGAGGTGTTGCCCCGGGTGATGCAAGCAGACTTTAAACGATTGCGTGCCTATTATGATTTTAGCCTGCTGTCCACAGACCGTATGGCTGATCGTGATTGCCAGGTGATACGCCTGATTCCACAAGATACCCACCGTTATGGTTATCTTGTGTGGTTAGATCGCCAGTCCAAATTGCTGTTACGTGCCGACTTGCTAGCGCCAAGCGGTCAACAGGCGGAGCAATTTCGGGTGGTAGCGCTCTCTCAAAGGGCCTCTATCCCTCAGGCATTACAACGAGCTGTAATCAATCATCGCTCATCGCTACCAGTAGTCACCACCCCGCAACAGAGCCCCATCACGGCTTGGCAGCCGGGCTGGTTACCGCCTGGTTTTGAAGTGATATGGAGTGGCCAGCGTCCATTGCCAAGCTTTGCGGAACCTGTGGACTCACAGCTCTATAGCGATGGTTTAGCGACGGTTGCACTTTATGTTCATGCGACAGCATCTGAAATGCCATCAGAGCCATTGGCGTTTCAAGAACGGCATTACAGTGTTTATAGCGAAGTACGCTTGGGGCGAGAAATCACGGTCGTGGGTGAGATCCCTTTAAGCAGCGCGCGCCGGATGGCACAACAAGTGGTAGTCAACACACCATGATGACCGCCCGGATTGAAGTCGTACGCTGTGATCAGGGGATGGCCACTGTGCGGCGCCTGCATCTCCTTGGCTGTAGCGGCTGTCCTGCCAAGCCCACGGGCTGCTGTGCCAGCCGCACGATGGAGAGAGATTTTACCCTGCCTTTGGCGCAGTGGTCACTGCCGTTACCCAGGACCCTCTCCCTGCAGGTGGGTCAACCACTGGAATTAGGGATCCAGAGCACTGAAATACTGCGTCTGGCGCTGTTAGTCTATTTATCTCCTGTTGTTGGGTTGTTATTAGGGGCGCTGCTATTAGAGCAGCTAGGCATGAGCGAGGGATGGGTGGTGAGTGGAGCGTTTATCGTTGCAGGCAGTAGTTGGCTCGGGGTGCGCGCCATCATCACCGGCTGGGTCCAGCCGGTGATCGGTCATATTGTCATCGATCGCTAGCCATCGCAGATTTAGTCTATTGTCGAGGGGATACTAGGCTGAGCTACGCTCCGACTAGCGCCGGTTGTACAGTAGAAGAGATAGCGAACAGAGCTCAATTCCCGTAGAATCGACACTCAGTGAGTGGCTCAGACATGTAGTAGGCTGCGGTAAAACAATGCGATTTCCATGAAATTTATCCGAAATTTTTCCATTATTGCCCATATTGATCATGGCAAATCGACCCTGTCTGACCAATTTATCCGCTGGTGTGGCGGTCTATCTGAGCGTGAAATGGGCGCCCAGGTGCTCGATTCGATGGATATCGAGCGCGAGCGCGGCATCACCATCAAAGCACAGAGCGTGACGCTCCACTATCAAGCACTGAGTGGTCAAACCTATCAGCTGAATTTCATCGATACCCCGGGGCATGTCGATTTCTCCTACGAGGTTTCGCGCTCCTTAGCGGCCTGTGAAGGCGCACTATTGGTGGTCGATGCGGCACAAGGGGTCGAGGCGCAAACACTGGCAAATTGCTATACCGCCCTAGATATGAATTTGGTGGTCTTACCGGTCCTCAATAAAATTGATCTCCCGGCAGCCGATCCCGATCGGGTGGCGCAGGAGATTGAAGATATTATCGGCATTGAGGCGACGGAGGCAGTCCGCTGTTCAGCGAAATCGGGTATGGGCATTCAAGCCGTATTGGAGCAATTGATTCAGCAGATCCCCCCGCCAGCTGGCGATCCTGAAGCGCCGTTACAGGCGCTGATCATTGACTCCTGGTTTGATAACTATTTGGGTGTCGTTTCGCTGGTGTGCATTAAAAATGGCATGTTAAGAAAACGTGATAAAATCATTGTCATGAGTAGTGGTCAACGCCATACGGTGGAGCGATTGGGACTCTTTACCCCCAAACGGCTAGACCAGGAGCAGCTGCAGTGTGGTGAGGTCGGTTGGGTCGCCTGTGGCCTGAAAGATATCCTTGGCGCCCCCGTTGGCGGTACTTTGACCTTAGTGCATCAACCGGCGGATCAGCCTTTAGCCGGATTTAAACGGGTTAAACCGCAGGTTTATGCGGGACTGTTCCCGATAAGCTCAGAAGATTATGAGGCTTTTCGCGATGCTTTGGGAAAATTAAGCCTTAATGATGCCTCTTTATTTTATGAACCAGAGAGCTCAACAGCTCTAGGATTCGGCTTTCGCTGCGGCTTTTTAGGGTTACTGCATATGGAGATTGTGCAGGAGCGCTTGACTCGGGAATATCACCTAGATTTAATTACTACCGCGCCGACGGTGGTCTATCAAGTGTTGACCACGACACAGGCACTATTGCACATTGATAGTCCAGCAAAACTGCCAGCGGTGAATGCTATTGCAGAGATTCGGGAACCTATTGCTGAGTGCCAGATGCTACTGCCTCAAAGCTATCTGGGCAGTGTGATGACCCTCTGTGTGGAAAAACGCGGGGTGCAGACCAATCTGGTCTACCATGGTCAGCAGGTAGCATTAACTTATGCGATTCCACTAGCCGAGGTAGTCTTAGATTTTTTCGATCGCCTCAAATCGGTCTCCCGTGGCTATGCCTCGCTGGACTACAGTTTCAAACAGTTTCAACCGGCCAATATGGTACGCTTGGATATCCTGATCAATGGCGAACGCGTGGATGCTTTGGCACTGATCACGCATCGTGATAACGCACAGGCACGCGGCCGAGTACTCGTAGAAAAGCTGCAGGAGTTGATTCCTCGACAGCAGTTTGACATCGCTATCCAAGCTACCATCGGGAATCAGGTGATTGCCCGTTCTACCATTAGGCAGCTGCGTAAAAACGTATTAGCAAAATGTTATGGCGGCGATATCAGTCGCAAGAAGAAGCTGTTGCAGAAACAAAAAGAGGGTAAAAAACGTATGAAGGCAGTCGGGAACGTTGATGTCCCACAAGAGGCTTTTTTAGCGATTCTACAGGTGGGGAAAGCGTGACGGTGGCGATGGCTAACTATTTTGCCTTGGGGTTAACCCTGGCGACCCTATTGACAGGAATTTTTTGGCTACTGGCCCGCACGGTGGGCGCGCAGTCTACTCGAACCCCCACGGCGGCGGGTAGTTCCCCAGCGTTAGCGACGTCACGTCGGTTTCCTGCCTGGGTGGCCTGGATCGGGGACTTTTTTCCCATGATTCTGCTGGTCTTTGTGGTGCGCTCGTTTCTCTATGAAGCCTATCAGATCCCTTCAGGTTCTATGATGCCAACCCTGTTGGTGGGTGACTTTATTGTCGTTAAAAAGTTTTCATATGGTCTGAGAGAGCCGATTTTTCAAAAGCAGCTGCTAGCCACCGGAGCGCCACAGCGAGGGGACGTTGCAGTGTTTAAGTATCCAGAGGATCCGTCGATTTATTTTATTAAGCGGATTGTTGGTCTACCGGGTGATCGGGTGATCTACCGGGGGAAACGGCTGTTTATTCAGCCGGCCCACGCCACTGCTGCCGTTGATCAACCCCTCA
This genomic stretch from unidentified bacterial endosymbiont harbors:
- the lepA gene encoding translation elongation factor 4, with translation MKFIRNFSIIAHIDHGKSTLSDQFIRWCGGLSEREMGAQVLDSMDIERERGITIKAQSVTLHYQALSGQTYQLNFIDTPGHVDFSYEVSRSLAACEGALLVVDAAQGVEAQTLANCYTALDMNLVVLPVLNKIDLPAADPDRVAQEIEDIIGIEATEAVRCSAKSGMGIQAVLEQLIQQIPPPAGDPEAPLQALIIDSWFDNYLGVVSLVCIKNGMLRKRDKIIVMSSGQRHTVERLGLFTPKRLDQEQLQCGEVGWVACGLKDILGAPVGGTLTLVHQPADQPLAGFKRVKPQVYAGLFPISSEDYEAFRDALGKLSLNDASLFYEPESSTALGFGFRCGFLGLLHMEIVQERLTREYHLDLITTAPTVVYQVLTTTQALLHIDSPAKLPAVNAIAEIREPIAECQMLLPQSYLGSVMTLCVEKRGVQTNLVYHGQQVALTYAIPLAEVVLDFFDRLKSVSRGYASLDYSFKQFQPANMVRLDILINGERVDALALITHRDNAQARGRVLVEKLQELIPRQQFDIAIQATIGNQVIARSTIRQLRKNVLAKCYGGDISRKKKLLQKQKEGKKRMKAVGNVDVPQEAFLAILQVGKA
- the lepB gene encoding signal peptidase I; translated protein: MANYFALGLTLATLLTGIFWLLARTVGAQSTRTPTAAGSSPALATSRRFPAWVAWIGDFFPMILLVFVVRSFLYEAYQIPSGSMMPTLLVGDFIVVKKFSYGLREPIFQKQLLATGAPQRGDVAVFKYPEDPSIYFIKRIVGLPGDRVIYRGKRLFIQPAHATAAVDQPLTVDYQTLSSDLSHATGEGLTTLVERLGPVNHQILISDQPTDLSFYYQQPGEPLSEWVVPPGHYFTLGDNRDNSRDSRFWGFVSQNHLVGQAVAIWMSFEKQPGGWPTGIRWQRLGAIH